The Pedobacter roseus genome contains a region encoding:
- the uvrA gene encoding excinuclease ABC subunit UvrA, whose product MSKKEAEKDPHKNIIIKGARVHNLKNIDVAIPKNKLVVVTGMSGSGKSSLAFDTLYAEGQRRYVESLSSYARQFMGRMNKPDVDYIKGIAPAIAIEQKVITSNPRSTVGTSTEIYDYLKLLFSRIGKTISPVSGKEVKKDSVSTVVDYVNAMPEDTTVTIFCPLYPHNNRTIKEELAILLQKGFLRVLINDKIEKIESVLDDSDFKDAELTDDKTVQILIDRIVTNQEEETLSRLADSAQTAFFEGKGDCYVEAQGTTKHFSDRFELDGIKFEEPTPNFFSFNNPYGACKRCEGYGNVIGIDEDLVIPDKSKSVYDNAIAPWRGEKMNVWLQNFIKAAPKFEFPIHRPYSALTEKEQQLLWTGNKYFAGLDAFFKELEEQTYKIQYRVMLSRYRGKTTCPDCKGSRLRKDASYVKIAEKSIIDVVLMPLSKALVFFNELKLNANDTKIAKRLLAEIDNRFLYLNNVGLGYLTLNRLSNTLSGGESQRINLATSLGSSLVGSIYVLDEPSIGLHPRDTNKLIEVLVSLRNVGNTVIVVEHEEEMMRAADYIIDIGPEAGTHGGNLVFSGNYEEILKDKNSLTGRYLSGQEKIAIPEKRRKWKDHILIKGARENNLQNIDVKFPLGVFTAVSGVSGSGKTSLVKKILYPALQKAIGNYAGEQTGAYDGIFGNYDLVSAVEMVDQNPIGRSSRSNPVTYVKAWDDIRALFSGLASAKAAGLKPAAFSFNVEGGRCDVCQGEGEVKIEMQFMADIYLPCEACNGKRFKQQVLDVTYKEKNVSEILDMTIDEAVDFFKDEQKILNKLNPLVDVGLGYVHLGQSSNTLSGGEAQRIKLASFLIKGNNANKTLFIFDEPTTGLHFHDIKKLLKALNTLIEQGNTILVIEHNMDMIKCADWVIDIGPEGGDGGGQLVFEGIPEDLVKVEKSYTGKYLASHLNLNP is encoded by the coding sequence ATGAGCAAAAAAGAGGCCGAAAAAGATCCGCATAAAAATATTATCATAAAAGGTGCCCGTGTGCACAACCTAAAAAACATCGATGTTGCCATTCCAAAAAATAAGCTTGTGGTGGTTACGGGTATGTCTGGTTCAGGCAAATCTTCGCTTGCGTTTGATACTTTGTATGCAGAGGGGCAACGCAGGTATGTAGAAAGTTTATCTTCCTATGCCCGCCAGTTTATGGGTAGGATGAATAAGCCTGATGTTGATTATATTAAAGGTATTGCTCCGGCAATTGCCATCGAGCAAAAGGTAATTACTTCCAATCCACGCTCAACGGTTGGTACCTCTACCGAAATTTACGATTACCTGAAATTGCTTTTTTCCCGAATCGGGAAAACCATTTCGCCTGTCTCTGGCAAAGAGGTAAAAAAAGATTCGGTAAGTACAGTGGTGGATTATGTAAATGCGATGCCCGAAGATACGACGGTAACGATTTTTTGCCCGCTGTACCCGCACAATAACCGAACGATTAAGGAAGAACTGGCCATTTTATTGCAAAAAGGTTTTTTACGTGTTCTGATTAACGATAAAATAGAAAAAATTGAATCTGTTCTGGATGACTCTGATTTTAAAGATGCAGAATTAACAGATGATAAAACCGTTCAGATCCTCATTGACCGTATTGTAACCAATCAGGAAGAAGAAACTTTAAGTCGCCTGGCCGATTCGGCACAGACCGCTTTTTTTGAAGGTAAGGGCGATTGTTATGTGGAGGCACAAGGTACCACAAAACATTTTAGCGACCGTTTTGAGCTTGATGGGATCAAATTTGAAGAACCTACGCCAAATTTTTTCTCTTTCAATAATCCTTATGGTGCCTGTAAGCGTTGTGAGGGTTATGGCAATGTAATCGGGATTGACGAAGATCTTGTAATTCCTGATAAGAGCAAAAGTGTTTACGATAATGCCATTGCCCCCTGGCGTGGAGAAAAAATGAATGTTTGGCTGCAGAATTTTATTAAAGCTGCACCGAAATTCGAATTCCCTATCCACCGCCCATATAGTGCTTTAACCGAAAAGGAACAGCAGTTGCTATGGACCGGTAATAAATATTTTGCAGGACTTGATGCCTTTTTTAAGGAACTGGAAGAACAGACCTATAAAATACAGTACCGTGTAATGTTATCGCGTTACCGTGGAAAAACCACTTGCCCGGATTGTAAAGGTTCGCGTTTGCGTAAAGATGCTTCTTATGTTAAAATAGCTGAAAAATCCATTATTGACGTAGTTTTAATGCCATTATCGAAAGCTTTGGTTTTCTTTAACGAATTGAAATTAAACGCGAATGATACGAAAATTGCCAAACGTTTATTGGCTGAAATTGATAACCGTTTCCTTTATTTAAATAATGTGGGCTTAGGTTATCTTACGCTCAACCGTTTATCAAATACTTTATCTGGTGGAGAATCGCAAAGGATCAATTTGGCTACCTCTTTGGGAAGTAGCCTGGTAGGGTCCATTTACGTACTGGATGAACCAAGTATAGGTTTACACCCACGCGATACAAATAAACTGATCGAGGTATTGGTTTCGCTCCGTAATGTAGGCAATACGGTTATTGTGGTAGAGCATGAAGAAGAAATGATGCGTGCTGCCGATTATATTATTGATATCGGTCCGGAAGCAGGTACACATGGTGGAAACTTGGTTTTCAGTGGTAATTACGAAGAGATTTTAAAAGATAAAAACAGTTTAACCGGTAGGTATTTATCCGGACAGGAAAAAATTGCCATACCAGAGAAACGACGTAAATGGAAAGACCATATTCTGATTAAAGGTGCCAGGGAAAACAACCTTCAGAATATTGATGTGAAATTTCCGCTTGGTGTTTTTACTGCAGTAAGTGGTGTTTCGGGATCTGGGAAAACGAGTCTGGTTAAAAAGATACTTTATCCGGCGCTTCAAAAAGCAATAGGTAATTATGCTGGTGAGCAAACGGGTGCCTATGATGGTATTTTCGGGAATTACGACCTGGTAAGTGCAGTAGAAATGGTTGATCAGAATCCTATCGGGCGTTCGAGCCGTTCTAATCCGGTAACCTATGTAAAAGCATGGGATGATATCCGGGCCTTGTTCTCAGGACTGGCATCGGCAAAAGCTGCAGGATTAAAACCAGCTGCATTTTCTTTTAATGTAGAGGGTGGCCGTTGTGATGTTTGCCAGGGCGAGGGTGAAGTGAAAATTGAAATGCAGTTTATGGCCGATATTTACCTGCCATGCGAAGCCTGTAATGGTAAGCGTTTTAAACAACAGGTTTTAGACGTTACTTATAAAGAGAAAAATGTATCCGAAATTCTGGATATGACGATCGATGAAGCTGTTGATTTCTTTAAGGATGAGCAAAAAATCCTGAATAAATTAAATCCATTGGTTGATGTTGGTTTGGGATATGTGCATTTAGGTCAATCTTCAAACACTTTATCAGGTGGTGAGGCACAACGTATTAAACTGGCCTCTTTCCTGATTAAAGGGAACAATGCGAATAAAACGCTATTTATTTTTGATGAGCCAACTACAGGTTTGCACTTCCATGATATTAAAAAACTGTTAAAAGCGCTAAATACCTTAATCGAACAGGGAAATACCATTTTAGTGATTGAACACAATATGGACATGATTAAATGTGCGGATTGGGTAATCGATATCGGCCCGGAAGGTGGCGATGGTGGCGGCCAGCTGGTGTTTGAAGGGATACCCGAAGACCTGGTTAAGGTAGAAAAATCGTACACCGGAAAATATTTAGCATCGCATTTAAATTTAAATCCATAA
- a CDS encoding LysE family transporter encodes MLFLTFFIGIVLNAMGYIPPGNINLTVAQLAINKGMRQVWYFILSFSCVEVFFTFGMMRFARWAMSDINPNEAVSEVRLSTLVDCFMIVMFLVMGTITWRNRKKAPKTSNKKDDKRSGSVLYGLILGVLNPVQIPFWLFFGNYVILHQWIQTDYLSLVIFSLGSGVGSSLALYVYAHFATYIQEKFALSSLIINKSIAIFLYALAAYMVVKQLIIIL; translated from the coding sequence ATGCTTTTTCTAACGTTTTTCATCGGCATCGTTCTCAATGCCATGGGGTATATTCCCCCGGGCAATATCAATTTAACTGTTGCGCAGCTGGCCATTAATAAGGGCATGCGCCAGGTTTGGTATTTTATCCTGTCGTTCTCCTGCGTAGAAGTCTTTTTCACTTTCGGGATGATGCGCTTCGCGAGGTGGGCCATGAGCGATATCAATCCGAACGAAGCGGTAAGCGAAGTTCGACTGAGTACCCTTGTTGATTGCTTTATGATTGTGATGTTTTTGGTGATGGGTACCATTACCTGGAGAAACAGGAAAAAAGCACCTAAAACGAGCAATAAAAAGGATGATAAACGCAGTGGCAGCGTATTGTACGGACTAATTTTGGGGGTGTTAAACCCGGTTCAGATCCCATTCTGGTTGTTTTTTGGTAACTATGTGATTTTGCACCAATGGATTCAAACGGATTATCTTTCTCTAGTAATATTTAGTTTGGGCTCGGGTGTAGGTTCTTCTTTAGCACTTTATGTTTATGCCCATTTTGCAACTTATATCCAGGAGAAATTTGCACTGAGCAGTTTGATTATCAATAAATCAATAGCGATATTTTTATACGCACTGGCTGCATATATGGTGGTAAAACAGTTGATTATTATTTTGTAA
- a CDS encoding metallophosphoesterase family protein, which translates to MSNRRFFLKNSLAAAVVASISPVLSSFADEQHPVSAKSGKAAKLRFAIASDGHYGQPGTEYKLNHENIVKWLNEAHDKNPLNFVIINGDLVHDRPDLLPEVKKDYYDKLKVPFYAIPGNHDHADTRIWKSVFGYEDNFSFEKNGVGFVLANTSDTKGTYLCPDNDFLKQELDKFKNLKTVFVVLHIPPHFWVPESPFVDCPDTIKLLHSYANVKAVFHGHDHSLDAVFYTDKLPHFFDAHIGGNWGTAYKGYRIVEVDENDKIQTYQVNASQSPLLNETKF; encoded by the coding sequence ATGTCTAACAGACGATTTTTCCTGAAAAATAGTTTGGCTGCTGCGGTTGTGGCCAGTATTTCGCCCGTTCTATCCTCATTTGCCGATGAACAGCATCCTGTTTCTGCTAAATCTGGTAAAGCTGCCAAATTGCGTTTCGCCATTGCATCTGATGGTCATTACGGGCAACCTGGAACAGAATATAAACTTAACCATGAGAATATCGTAAAGTGGTTGAACGAAGCACATGATAAAAACCCGCTAAACTTTGTCATCATCAATGGCGATCTGGTTCATGATCGTCCTGATTTGTTGCCCGAAGTGAAAAAGGATTATTACGACAAACTTAAAGTCCCTTTTTATGCCATTCCAGGTAACCATGATCATGCGGACACCAGGATTTGGAAATCGGTATTTGGTTACGAGGATAATTTTTCTTTCGAAAAAAATGGGGTGGGTTTTGTTCTGGCCAATACTTCCGATACCAAAGGAACTTATTTATGTCCGGACAACGATTTTTTAAAACAGGAACTTGACAAATTTAAAAACCTGAAAACTGTTTTTGTGGTATTGCATATTCCACCACATTTTTGGGTGCCGGAAAGTCCGTTTGTTGATTGTCCGGATACGATTAAGCTTTTGCACAGCTATGCAAATGTAAAGGCTGTTTTTCATGGTCACGACCACAGTCTCGATGCTGTCTTTTATACCGATAAATTGCCACATTTTTTTGATGCACACATTGGTGGAAACTGGGGAACGGCTTATAAAGGTTACCGGATTGTAGAAGTGGATGAAAACGATAAAATCCAGACTTATCAGGTAAATGCAAGCCAATCGCCATTATTAAACGAAACGAAATTCTAA
- a CDS encoding LA_2272 family surface repeat-containing protein yields MKNQIVMITLTLLLLNTRGYGQDKKNHFPAATFHQADAKITGISFGVFTGLSEKHSNVLTNGLRLELVGIGLLLPLIPRSPIDERDSLIQIREVKFTEKINGLNLSGSGTVCDDCIVNGLTVGGIGQYLYATNGISISIVGLIAEKHNGLQLSMFNDVHKGNGVQIGIGNSAIDYKGIQVSVLSNHALKSRGIQVGLFNKSKNLMGLQVGLWNVNQKRKIPLINWNFKS; encoded by the coding sequence ATGAAAAATCAAATCGTAATGATCACATTGACCCTTCTTTTATTGAATACAAGAGGATATGGTCAGGATAAGAAAAATCATTTCCCGGCAGCAACATTTCATCAAGCGGATGCAAAAATAACAGGCATTTCTTTTGGGGTTTTTACCGGATTATCTGAAAAGCATAGCAACGTATTGACCAATGGTTTGCGGTTGGAGCTAGTGGGTATTGGGTTATTGTTGCCACTTATACCACGTAGTCCGATTGATGAGCGCGATAGCCTGATTCAAATAAGGGAGGTGAAATTTACTGAAAAAATCAACGGGCTAAATCTTTCAGGTTCAGGAACCGTTTGCGACGATTGTATCGTTAATGGGCTTACGGTAGGCGGGATAGGACAATATCTGTATGCTACAAACGGGATTTCTATTTCTATTGTCGGTCTGATTGCAGAAAAACACAATGGCCTGCAGCTCTCGATGTTTAATGATGTACATAAGGGCAATGGAGTGCAAATAGGTATTGGTAACAGTGCGATTGATTATAAAGGTATTCAGGTATCCGTATTAAGTAACCATGCCCTAAAATCCCGGGGTATTCAGGTCGGCTTGTTTAATAAAAGTAAAAACTTAATGGGATTGCAGGTTGGGCTTTGGAATGTGAATCAAAAAAGAAAAATACCACTGATCAACTGGAACTTCAAAAGTTAA
- the recA gene encoding recombinase RecA, giving the protein MSTANPDKLKALQLTLDKLEKSYGKGTIMKLGDSAIEPIDFISTGSISLDIALGIGGIPKGRVIEIYGPESSGKTTLATHIIAEAQKKGGIAAFIDAEHAFDQFYAKKLGVDTDNLLISQPDNGEQALEIADNLIRSGAIDVIVIDSVAALVPKSEIEGEMGDSKMGLHARLMSQALRKLTGTISKTGCCCIFINQLRDKIGVMFGNPETTTGGNALKFYASVRLDIRRISQIKDSDEVSGNRVKVKIVKNKVAPPFRIAEFDVMFGEGISKNGEIIDLGVDFGIIKKAGSWFSYGDTKLGQGRDAVKQLLSDNPELAEELEIKIKAEVTGEKLAEK; this is encoded by the coding sequence ATGAGCACTGCAAATCCAGATAAATTAAAAGCCCTACAGCTAACTTTAGATAAACTAGAGAAATCTTATGGTAAAGGTACCATCATGAAACTTGGCGATTCTGCCATTGAACCAATAGACTTTATTTCTACAGGATCAATCAGTTTAGATATCGCTTTAGGCATTGGCGGTATTCCAAAAGGCCGTGTGATTGAAATTTATGGCCCAGAATCTTCTGGTAAAACAACTTTGGCAACACACATTATTGCCGAAGCACAGAAAAAAGGTGGTATCGCAGCATTTATTGATGCGGAACATGCTTTTGATCAGTTTTATGCCAAGAAATTAGGTGTAGATACCGATAACCTTTTAATCTCTCAGCCAGATAATGGTGAGCAGGCATTGGAAATTGCCGATAACCTGATCCGTTCCGGCGCTATCGATGTAATTGTAATTGACTCTGTTGCTGCCCTGGTTCCTAAAAGTGAGATTGAAGGTGAAATGGGTGATAGTAAAATGGGGTTACATGCCCGTTTAATGAGTCAGGCGCTACGTAAGCTAACCGGAACTATTTCGAAAACCGGATGTTGCTGTATTTTCATCAACCAGTTGCGTGATAAAATCGGTGTGATGTTTGGTAATCCTGAAACGACAACAGGTGGTAACGCCTTAAAATTCTATGCATCGGTACGTTTAGATATCCGTCGTATTTCACAGATTAAAGATTCTGACGAAGTTTCTGGTAACCGTGTAAAAGTAAAAATCGTTAAAAACAAAGTGGCCCCGCCTTTCCGTATTGCAGAATTTGATGTAATGTTTGGTGAAGGTATTTCTAAAAATGGTGAGATTATCGACTTAGGTGTTGATTTTGGAATCATCAAAAAAGCAGGATCGTGGTTTTCTTACGGAGATACCAAACTTGGTCAGGGTAGAGATGCCGTAAAACAATTGTTAAGCGATAATCCAGAACTTGCTGAAGAATTGGAAATCAAAATTAAAGCAGAAGTAACAGGGGAAAAATTGGCTGAGAAATAA
- a CDS encoding helix-turn-helix domain-containing protein produces the protein MANQQELFFEAIKAALPEYQNMAQSIAEVLEVSTNEAYKKIRGSSILNLQQIIKLSDSFRVPFIYKPDQLPTVTFDYLSVDQEIPNMLLYLQDLLKNLKQIQQSKHKHITITTDDIPLFHFFKYPELTCFKLFFWSDSVMNTDVKFDPSGFAAEIIEISKELNQIYLEIPCTEIWSKDTVHGTIEQIRYAFEAGYITKALAEQIIEQVRYCLTDMNMYAISSKKTIDPAHTFNWYNCDVLGSISYLVDFKDSMACYNRFNTFNYLRTEDQPYCKQTKQWMQGLIMKSVSFSGQGKSTGTNTCIMLLPSVINY, from the coding sequence ATGGCAAATCAGCAGGAATTATTTTTCGAAGCGATCAAGGCAGCATTACCTGAATATCAGAACATGGCGCAAAGCATCGCTGAAGTTCTGGAAGTAAGCACCAATGAGGCTTATAAAAAAATAAGGGGGAGCAGTATTCTTAATCTTCAACAGATTATCAAGCTGTCTGATAGTTTCAGGGTGCCTTTTATCTATAAACCCGATCAGCTGCCTACCGTAACTTTTGATTATCTAAGTGTAGATCAGGAAATACCGAATATGTTGCTGTACCTGCAGGACCTGCTCAAAAACCTAAAACAGATCCAACAAAGCAAGCACAAACACATCACCATAACCACTGATGATATTCCACTGTTCCACTTTTTTAAATATCCCGAACTCACTTGCTTCAAGCTATTTTTCTGGTCAGACAGTGTGATGAATACTGATGTAAAATTTGACCCTAGCGGCTTTGCGGCAGAAATTATCGAAATCTCCAAAGAGCTGAACCAGATTTATTTAGAAATCCCCTGTACTGAAATATGGTCGAAAGATACCGTTCATGGCACCATTGAACAGATCAGGTATGCCTTTGAAGCAGGTTATATTACCAAAGCGCTTGCCGAGCAGATTATTGAACAGGTGAGGTATTGCCTTACTGATATGAATATGTACGCCATCAGCAGTAAAAAAACCATCGATCCGGCACACACCTTCAATTGGTATAACTGTGATGTTTTGGGGAGCATCTCCTATCTGGTCGATTTTAAAGACAGCATGGCCTGTTATAACAGGTTTAATACCTTTAACTATTTAAGAACTGAAGATCAGCCCTATTGCAAACAAACCAAACAATGGATGCAGGGCCTGATCATGAAATCAGTTTCCTTTAGCGGGCAAGGGAAAAGCACCGGAACAAATACTTGTATCATGCTTTTGCCGAGTGTGATAAATTATTGA
- a CDS encoding RNA polymerase sigma factor has protein sequence MNLQSYNDQDLVKVYITGNENGLQELLRRHKSKIYTSIYLLVKDQYLAEDIFQDAFIKVINTLRSGRYNEEGKFLPWVMRIAHNLVIDYFRKEKRTPIITSSDGMDVFNMLQFYDESAEDRMLRDQTHKDLKAMIHLLPDEQKEVLLMRHYADLSFKEIADLTDVSINTALGRMRYALSNLRKMLKTKEMTYKG, from the coding sequence ATGAATTTACAATCATATAACGATCAGGACCTGGTAAAGGTATATATTACCGGGAACGAGAATGGATTGCAGGAACTTTTAAGAAGACATAAAAGTAAAATTTATACCTCTATCTACTTATTGGTTAAGGACCAATATCTGGCGGAGGATATTTTTCAGGATGCTTTTATAAAAGTAATTAATACCCTGCGATCAGGAAGATATAACGAAGAAGGTAAGTTTTTACCTTGGGTAATGCGTATTGCGCATAACCTGGTTATAGATTATTTCAGAAAAGAAAAAAGAACTCCCATCATCACCAGTTCTGATGGAATGGATGTCTTCAATATGCTACAGTTTTATGATGAGAGCGCGGAAGACAGAATGCTCCGCGACCAGACCCATAAAGATTTAAAAGCAATGATTCATTTGTTGCCCGATGAGCAGAAAGAAGTGCTTCTAATGCGTCATTATGCAGATTTAAGCTTTAAAGAGATTGCTGATTTAACCGATGTAAGCATCAATACTGCCCTGGGCCGTATGCGTTATGCATTGAGCAATCTTCGTAAAATGCTCAAGACGAAGGAGATGACCTATAAAGGGTAG
- a CDS encoding MFS transporter: protein MNKNLLPLTLGGLGIGITEFVMMGLLPDISKDLAVTIPQAGHLISAYALGVVIGAPLLIMIAGKYPPKMILIALMIMFTIFNAFSAFAPTFNTLFIARLLSGLPHGAFFGVGSVVASRIAEKGKAAQAVSLMFMGLTIANIVGVPLGTFIGHNFSWRISFAVVVFVGLVTLLSLKLWLPALEATKNRDLKAELSFFKKREAWIIIFMISIGTGGLFTWYSYIAPLMTEVAGFSSNAVTYILMLAGMGMMFGNYIGGRLADKFSPAKASAALLLTMVVTLTIVHFVSASQPLALIMTFVTGAVAFSLAAPIQMLMIQSAKGSEMLAASASQASFNIGNALGAFFGGLPLVYGFDYTSPAYVGAAMALVGAFFAFWLIKSNSSKPAIETEGQEKYVVMH from the coding sequence ATGAACAAGAATTTACTTCCACTCACTTTAGGTGGTTTAGGCATCGGGATCACAGAATTTGTGATGATGGGCCTATTGCCTGATATCTCGAAAGATTTAGCAGTAACCATCCCACAAGCCGGTCATTTAATTTCTGCCTATGCATTGGGCGTGGTAATCGGTGCCCCTTTGTTAATTATGATTGCAGGTAAATATCCACCGAAAATGATATTGATCGCTTTGATGATTATGTTCACCATTTTTAACGCTTTCTCTGCTTTCGCCCCAACTTTTAATACTTTATTTATCGCCAGGTTACTTTCAGGTTTACCGCATGGTGCATTTTTCGGTGTTGGTTCGGTAGTAGCCAGTAGAATTGCCGAAAAGGGTAAAGCTGCACAAGCTGTGTCATTAATGTTTATGGGTTTAACCATTGCCAATATTGTAGGCGTACCATTGGGTACTTTTATCGGGCACAATTTCTCATGGCGTATATCCTTTGCCGTGGTAGTATTTGTGGGGCTGGTAACCTTATTAAGTTTAAAATTATGGCTGCCCGCCTTGGAAGCGACAAAAAACCGTGATTTAAAAGCCGAATTAAGTTTCTTCAAAAAACGTGAAGCCTGGATCATCATTTTCATGATTTCCATCGGAACTGGTGGATTGTTCACCTGGTATAGCTACATCGCCCCCTTAATGACAGAAGTTGCAGGTTTTTCGTCAAATGCTGTAACCTATATTTTAATGTTGGCCGGTATGGGCATGATGTTCGGCAATTATATCGGCGGACGTTTAGCAGATAAATTCTCACCTGCTAAAGCATCTGCAGCATTATTACTCACTATGGTAGTTACCTTAACCATCGTGCACTTTGTTTCGGCAAGTCAGCCGCTGGCCTTAATCATGACTTTTGTTACCGGTGCGGTTGCTTTCTCTTTAGCTGCTCCTATCCAGATGTTGATGATTCAGAGTGCCAAAGGCTCCGAAATGCTGGCGGCTTCGGCAAGTCAGGCAAGTTTTAATATCGGTAATGCCTTAGGTGCTTTCTTCGGCGGACTTCCATTGGTTTATGGCTTCGATTATACTTCTCCGGCTTACGTGGGCGCAGCAATGGCCCTTGTTGGTGCTTTCTTTGCCTTTTGGCTGATTAAGAGTAACAGCTCAAAACCAGCCATTGAAACAGAAGGCCAAGAGAAATACGTAGTGATGCATTAA
- a CDS encoding M23 family metallopeptidase, translated as MKTPRSILWLFCIAFVTGILSCKTGSVNLFKAASPHEQYQKKLVNIGLDKTVMGSAWLNAATISTQKALNINIPYRENGYFAADKVPATAYKFKVTKGQKLNIKLNKTPSGGALIYIDVWYSTDQSQKLIASADTLNNPIVFDVDETGTYLIRLQPELLQNIAYELEITTGPSLAFPIKSKSTNSIKSYWGDDRDNNARKHEGVDIFGNFRTPVLAVSEGTITRVNENNLGGKVVWMRPKGKDYTLYYAHLDEQIAIEGQEVKIGDTLGLMGNTGNARNTPTHLHFGVYAFNGAVNPLPFIDPVTKNPGAVTASNTRLNKTLRTTSAVKMLSSPQSEATVLATLSMGTVVQANAATGSYYKAELPDGNIGFIQSNKLVPVTEPIKKLKINTLQQKVYDKPDSLAAVKTTLNDGQTVSLLGTFGNYQLIGSAGVETGWITK; from the coding sequence ATGAAAACTCCGAGATCCATTCTGTGGCTTTTTTGTATTGCATTTGTAACGGGTATACTTTCCTGCAAAACAGGATCCGTTAACCTGTTTAAGGCTGCTAGTCCACATGAGCAATATCAAAAAAAGTTAGTGAATATAGGTCTGGATAAAACAGTAATGGGTTCAGCATGGCTAAATGCCGCTACAATTAGTACGCAAAAAGCATTGAACATTAATATTCCATACAGAGAGAACGGTTATTTTGCCGCGGATAAGGTTCCGGCGACTGCTTATAAATTCAAGGTAACCAAGGGGCAAAAATTGAATATAAAGCTAAACAAAACTCCTTCGGGTGGTGCCCTGATATATATCGATGTGTGGTATAGCACAGATCAAAGCCAAAAACTTATTGCCTCGGCAGATACTTTAAATAATCCAATTGTTTTCGATGTTGATGAAACGGGCACCTATCTGATTAGGCTTCAGCCAGAACTGTTGCAAAATATAGCTTACGAATTAGAGATCACCACTGGCCCATCGCTTGCTTTCCCCATAAAATCAAAAAGCACCAACAGTATAAAAAGTTATTGGGGAGATGACAGGGATAACAATGCGAGGAAACATGAAGGTGTAGACATTTTCGGCAATTTCAGAACACCTGTTCTCGCGGTTTCGGAAGGAACAATAACGCGGGTAAACGAAAATAACCTGGGTGGAAAAGTGGTATGGATGCGTCCGAAGGGTAAAGATTATACTTTGTATTATGCCCATTTGGATGAACAGATCGCAATAGAGGGACAAGAAGTAAAAATTGGTGATACTTTGGGACTTATGGGGAACACGGGCAATGCCCGCAATACTCCTACCCACTTACATTTCGGTGTTTATGCCTTTAATGGTGCAGTAAACCCACTACCTTTTATAGATCCCGTAACCAAAAATCCAGGTGCTGTTACCGCTTCAAACACCAGGTTAAATAAAACCTTAAGGACCACATCTGCAGTTAAAATGTTGTCTTCGCCACAAAGTGAAGCAACTGTTTTGGCAACACTAAGTATGGGCACAGTTGTACAGGCAAATGCTGCAACAGGGAGTTATTACAAGGCAGAGCTGCCGGATGGAAATATCGGTTTTATTCAAAGCAACAAACTTGTACCCGTAACTGAGCCAATAAAAAAGCTTAAAATAAATACACTCCAGCAAAAAGTTTATGATAAACCCGATAGTTTAGCAGCGGTTAAAACGACTTTAAACGATGGGCAAACTGTAAGCCTTTTAGGTACTTTTGGCAATTATCAACTCATCGGCAGCGCTGGTGTAGAAACCGGCTGGATTACAAAATAA
- the nth gene encoding endonuclease III, which translates to MLKKERYKLFVEHFSAKQPDAETELHYNNPYQLLVAVILSAQCTDKRVNMVTPALFQRFPNAKALAEATPDIVFDYIRSISYPNNKAKHLVGMANILLNEFNDVVPSGIDDLQKMPGVGRKTANVIASVIYNSPAMAVDTHVFRVANRLGLTNGKTPLAVEKDLVKHLPEHDIHIAHHWLILHGRYVCVARSPKCDVCEITYMCRYFERLTAQNERDKLKA; encoded by the coding sequence ATGCTTAAAAAAGAACGCTACAAACTTTTTGTAGAACATTTTTCGGCCAAGCAGCCTGATGCAGAAACCGAGTTACATTATAACAACCCTTACCAGCTTTTGGTCGCCGTAATCCTTTCCGCACAGTGCACCGATAAAAGGGTAAATATGGTTACCCCTGCCCTTTTTCAACGTTTCCCAAATGCAAAAGCGCTGGCAGAAGCTACCCCCGACATTGTTTTCGATTACATCAGGAGCATTAGTTATCCTAATAATAAGGCTAAACATTTGGTAGGCATGGCCAATATTTTGCTAAACGAGTTTAATGATGTAGTACCTTCAGGTATAGACGACCTGCAAAAGATGCCAGGAGTAGGACGTAAAACCGCCAATGTAATTGCTTCGGTAATTTACAACTCACCGGCTATGGCTGTTGATACCCACGTTTTTCGCGTGGCCAACCGTTTGGGATTGACTAATGGAAAAACACCTTTGGCGGTAGAAAAAGACCTGGTTAAACATTTGCCCGAACACGATATCCACATTGCTCACCATTGGTTGATTTTGCACGGACGTTATGTTTGTGTGGCCCGGAGCCCTAAATGTGATGTTTGCGAAATTACCTATATGTGCAGGTACTTTGAACGCCTTACCGCACAAAATGAAAGAGATAAATTAAAAGCTTAA